In the genome of Perca fluviatilis chromosome 4, GENO_Pfluv_1.0, whole genome shotgun sequence, one region contains:
- the fkbp5 gene encoding peptidyl-prolyl cis-trans isomerase FKBP5 isoform X1: MTTDQDLTIDGQPATAMFAAKGIDVTPNKDQGVIKVVKRQGLDGERPMIGDRVVVHYTGKLLTGKKFDSSRDRREPFCFNVGKGQVLKAWDIAVLSMQRGEVCMFLCKPEYAYGSAGNPNKIPPNSSVVFEMELLKFEGEILTDDSGIMRRIKVKGDGYTNPNDGASVEVHLEGKCGGRLFDCRDVSFVVGEAEDKGVPFGVDRAMDKMQKGECCLLHLKPKYGFGNKGKPEYKIGPDKDIIYEVTLKDFQRAKESWEMDLPEKLNLAVGVKHRGNQYFKAGLYYQAVIQYQRIVSWLEMECGTGLDQHKKIQTFILTSHLNLALCFLRIKEFSQAVEHCNKAIELDENNEKALYRRGEARLLRNEFSLAIEDFQLVLQVNPSNRAARAHISICQSKIKEHHEQDKKTYANMFQKFAERDAKVGKTKRRRDESARSGMNGEMGIKRRRRSQDCPS; encoded by the exons ATGACCACTGATCAGGATCTGACTATCGATGGCCAGCCAGCCACAGCCATGTTTGCTGCAAAGGGCATTGATGTAACACCTAATAAAGACCAAGGAGTCATCAAG GTTGTGAAGCGTCAGGGGCTCGATGGAGAGCGGCCAATGATTGGAGACAGAGTGGTCGTCCACTACACCGGAAAGCTGCTCACTGGGAAGAAATTTGACAGCAGTCGAGATCGCAGAGAACCTTTTTGCTTTAATGTGGGCAAAG GACAAGTCCTCAAGGCCTGGGATATTGCTGTGTTGTCCATGCAGAGAGGTGAGGTGTGCATGTTCCTGTGTAAGCCAGAGTACGCTTATGGATCTGCTGGAAATCCTAACAAAATTCCTCCCAACTCTTCAGTAGTGTTTGAG ATGGAGCTACTAAAGTTTGAAGGAGAGATTCTCACAGACGATTCCGGCATCATGAGAAGAATAAAGGTCAAAGGTGACGGTTACACTAATCCCAACGATGGAGCAAGTGTTGAAG TGCACCTAGAGGGAAAGTGTGGTGGTCGACTGTTTGACTGCAGGGATGTCAGCTTTGTGGTTGGTGAGGCTGAAGATAAAGGCGTTCCTTTCGGAGTGGACCGAGCCATGGACAAGATGCAAAAAGGAGAATGCTGTTTACTTCACTTAAAACCAAA gTATGGTTTTGGAAACAAAGGTAAACCAGAATACAAAATTGGACCAGACAAAGACATCATATACGAAGTTACCCTCAAAGACTTTCAAAGG GCCAAAGAATCATGGGAAATGGACTTGCCTGAAAAGCTAAATTTGGCTGTTGGAGTTAAGCATAGAGGGAATCAATATTTTAAG GCAGGGCTATACTACCAGGCAGTCATCCAGTACCAGCGTATCGTTTCCTGGCTAGAGATGGAGTGTGGTACTGGGCTGGATCAGCATAAAAAGATACAGACTTTTATACTGACATCACACCTCAACTTAGCCTTGTGTTTCCTGCGGATAAAAGAGTTCTCACAAGCTGTGGAGCACTGCAACAAG gcAATTGAGCTCGATGAGAACAATGAGAAGGCTTTGTATCGTCGTGGGGAAGCCCGTCTCCTTCGTAACGAGTTCAGCCTTGCCATAGAAGACTTTCAGCTTGTGCTGCAAGTCAACCCCTCAAATCGAGCAGCCCGTGCTCATATTTCCATCTGCCAGAGCAAGATAAAGGAACATCATGAACAGGACAAGAAGACCTATGCCAACATGTTCCAGAAATTTGCAGAACGGGACGCCAAG GTTGGGAAGACTAAGAGGAGGCGGGATGAGAGTGCGAGGAGCGGCATGAATGGTGAAATGGGCATCAAGCGACGGCGAAGGAGTCAGGACTGTCCATCGTAA
- the fkbp5 gene encoding peptidyl-prolyl cis-trans isomerase FKBP5 isoform X2 — protein sequence MIGDRVVVHYTGKLLTGKKFDSSRDRREPFCFNVGKGQVLKAWDIAVLSMQRGEVCMFLCKPEYAYGSAGNPNKIPPNSSVVFEMELLKFEGEILTDDSGIMRRIKVKGDGYTNPNDGASVEVHLEGKCGGRLFDCRDVSFVVGEAEDKGVPFGVDRAMDKMQKGECCLLHLKPKYGFGNKGKPEYKIGPDKDIIYEVTLKDFQRAKESWEMDLPEKLNLAVGVKHRGNQYFKAGLYYQAVIQYQRIVSWLEMECGTGLDQHKKIQTFILTSHLNLALCFLRIKEFSQAVEHCNKAIELDENNEKALYRRGEARLLRNEFSLAIEDFQLVLQVNPSNRAARAHISICQSKIKEHHEQDKKTYANMFQKFAERDAKVGKTKRRRDESARSGMNGEMGIKRRRRSQDCPS from the exons ATGATTGGAGACAGAGTGGTCGTCCACTACACCGGAAAGCTGCTCACTGGGAAGAAATTTGACAGCAGTCGAGATCGCAGAGAACCTTTTTGCTTTAATGTGGGCAAAG GACAAGTCCTCAAGGCCTGGGATATTGCTGTGTTGTCCATGCAGAGAGGTGAGGTGTGCATGTTCCTGTGTAAGCCAGAGTACGCTTATGGATCTGCTGGAAATCCTAACAAAATTCCTCCCAACTCTTCAGTAGTGTTTGAG ATGGAGCTACTAAAGTTTGAAGGAGAGATTCTCACAGACGATTCCGGCATCATGAGAAGAATAAAGGTCAAAGGTGACGGTTACACTAATCCCAACGATGGAGCAAGTGTTGAAG TGCACCTAGAGGGAAAGTGTGGTGGTCGACTGTTTGACTGCAGGGATGTCAGCTTTGTGGTTGGTGAGGCTGAAGATAAAGGCGTTCCTTTCGGAGTGGACCGAGCCATGGACAAGATGCAAAAAGGAGAATGCTGTTTACTTCACTTAAAACCAAA gTATGGTTTTGGAAACAAAGGTAAACCAGAATACAAAATTGGACCAGACAAAGACATCATATACGAAGTTACCCTCAAAGACTTTCAAAGG GCCAAAGAATCATGGGAAATGGACTTGCCTGAAAAGCTAAATTTGGCTGTTGGAGTTAAGCATAGAGGGAATCAATATTTTAAG GCAGGGCTATACTACCAGGCAGTCATCCAGTACCAGCGTATCGTTTCCTGGCTAGAGATGGAGTGTGGTACTGGGCTGGATCAGCATAAAAAGATACAGACTTTTATACTGACATCACACCTCAACTTAGCCTTGTGTTTCCTGCGGATAAAAGAGTTCTCACAAGCTGTGGAGCACTGCAACAAG gcAATTGAGCTCGATGAGAACAATGAGAAGGCTTTGTATCGTCGTGGGGAAGCCCGTCTCCTTCGTAACGAGTTCAGCCTTGCCATAGAAGACTTTCAGCTTGTGCTGCAAGTCAACCCCTCAAATCGAGCAGCCCGTGCTCATATTTCCATCTGCCAGAGCAAGATAAAGGAACATCATGAACAGGACAAGAAGACCTATGCCAACATGTTCCAGAAATTTGCAGAACGGGACGCCAAG GTTGGGAAGACTAAGAGGAGGCGGGATGAGAGTGCGAGGAGCGGCATGAATGGTGAAATGGGCATCAAGCGACGGCGAAGGAGTCAGGACTGTCCATCGTAA